One Stigmatopora argus isolate UIUO_Sarg chromosome 20, RoL_Sarg_1.0, whole genome shotgun sequence genomic region harbors:
- the LOC144065646 gene encoding N-alpha-acetyltransferase 38, NatC auxiliary subunit-like, giving the protein MARQKLQGLLNKNMRIRMTDGQTLVGLFLCTDRDCNVILGSAQEFLKSAETFSQTEPRVLGLAMIPGHHVVSIEAEADILDEAVRH; this is encoded by the exons ATGGCCAGGCAGAAGCTCCAgggcctcctgaacaagaacatGAGGATCCGCATGACTGACGGCCAGACCCTGGTGGGCCTTTTCCTCTGCACGGACCGGGACTGCAACGTCATCCTGGGCTCGGCTCAGGAGTTCCTCAAATCCGCAG AAACTTTCTCCCAGACGGAACCCCGAGTTCTGGGCCTCGCCATGATTCCGGGTCATCACGTGGTGTCCATCGAGGCCGAGGCGGACATTCTGGACGAAGCCGTCCGCCATTAA